The following are encoded in a window of Manihot esculenta cultivar AM560-2 chromosome 8, M.esculenta_v8, whole genome shotgun sequence genomic DNA:
- the LOC110620132 gene encoding translationally-controlled tumor protein homolog: MLVYQDLLTGDELLSDSFPCKEIENGMLLEVEGKWVVQGAIDVDIGANPSAEGGGEDEGVDDQAVKVVDIVDTFRLQEQPSFDKKQFVTYMKRYIKLLTPKLEPEKQELFKKHIEGATKFLLAKLSDLQFFVGESMHDDGSLVFAYYKEGSADPTFLYFAYGLKEVKC, from the exons ATGCTCGTTTATCAGGATCTTCTCACAG GTGATGAGCTTCTCTCTGACTCATTCCCATGCAAGGAAATCGAGAATGGGATGTTGTTGGAAGTTGAGGGGAAG TGGGTTGTTCAGGGAGCAATTGATGTAGACATTGGTGCAAACCCTTCTGCTGAAGGTGGAGGAGAAGATGAAGGTGTTGATGACCAAGCTGTCAAGGTCGTTGATATTGTTGACACATTCAGGCTGCAG GAGCAACCTTCTTTTGACAAGAAGCAATTTGTTACCTATATGAAGAGGTACATCAAATTGCTGACACCTAAATTGGAGCCAGAGAAACAGGAGTTGTTCAAGAAGCACATTGAAGGAGCTACCAAGTTTCTGCTTGCAAAGCTCAGTGATCTGCAGTT CTTTGTGGGCGAGAGCATGCATGATGACGGCAGCCTGGTATTTGCATACTACAAGGAAGGCTCTGCGGATCCGACCTTTCTGTACTTTGCATATGGGCTCAAAGAAGTCAAGTGTTAA
- the LOC110620744 gene encoding 26S proteasome regulatory subunit 6A homolog A encodes MATAMVEDSSFEDDQLASMTTEDILRASRLLDNEIRILKEELQRTNLELDSYKEKIKENQEKIKLNKQLPYLVGNIVEILEMNPEDEAEEDGANIDLDSQRKGKCVVLKTSTRQTIFLPVVGLVDPDKLKPGDLVGVNKDSYLILDTLPSEYDSRVKAMEVDEKPTEDYNDIGGLEKQIQELVEAIVLPMTHKERFQKLGIRPPKGVLLYGPPGTGKTLMARACAAQTNATFLKLAGPQLVQMFIGDGAKLVRDAFQLAKEKSPCIIFIDEIDAIGTKRFDSEVSGDREVQRTMLELLNQLDGFSSDERIKVIAATNRADILDPALMRSGRLDRKIEFPHPTEEARARILQIHSRKMNVHPDVNFEELARSTDDFNGAQLKAVCVEAGMLALRRDATEVNHEDFNEGIIQVQAKKKASLNYYA; translated from the exons ATGGCGACCGCAATGGTGGAGGATTCGAGCTTCGAAGACGACCAGCTTGCTTCTATGACTACCGAGGACATCCTCAGAGCTTCTCGTCTTCTCGATAATGAGATTCGCATCCTCAAG GAAGAGTTGCAGAGAACGAATTTAGAGCTGGATTCGTATAAGGAGAAGATAAAAGAGAATCAGGAGAAGATTAAATTGAACAAGCAGTTGCCTTACCTGGTTGGCAACATCGTTGAG ATTTTGGAAATGAACCCAGAAGATGAAGCTGAGGAAGATGGTGCAAACATTGACCTCGACTCTCAAAGAAAGGGTAAATGCGTTGTGCTGAAAACATCTACCCGCCAG ACTATTTTTCTTCCCGTTGTTGGTCTTGTTGACCCAGACAAGTTGAAGCCTGGTGATTTGGTTGGAGTAAACAAAGATAGCTACCTGATCTTAGATACTCTTCCATCTGAGTATGATTCAAGAGTGAAGGCCATGGAGGTTGATGAAAAACCAACAGAGGACTACAATGACATTGGGGGCTTGGAGAAACAG ATCCAGGAGCTAGTTGAGGCAATTGTTTTGCCCATGACTCACAAGGAGCGATTTCAGAAGTTAGGTATACGTCCTCCCAAAGGTGTCCTCTTGTATGGACCTCCTGGAACAGGGAAGACACTGATGGCCCGAGCTTGTGCTGCACAAACAAATGCTACTTTTCTAAAATTGGCAGGCCCGCAACTTGTTCAG ATGTTCATTGGTGATGGTGCCAAACTGGTCCGTGATGCCTTTCAGCTTGCAAAAGAGAAATCTCCCTGCATCATTTTTATAGATGAAATTGACGCAATAGGCACTAAGCGATTTGACAG TGAAGTAAGTGGAGATAGGGAAGTACAGAGGACCATGTTAGAATTGCTTAATCAGCTTGATGGCTTTAGTAGTGATGAGAGGATTAAG GTGATAGCTGCGACAAATCGTGCTGATATCTTGGATCCTGCCCTCATGCGATCTGGCAGATTGGATCGCAAAATTGAGTTTCCACATCCAACTGAAGAAGCAAGAGCTCGCATTTTGCAG ATCCACTCAAGGAAGATGAATGTCCATCCTGATGTCAATTTTGAAGAATTGGCTCGGTCGACGGATGATTTCAATGGGGCACAGCTAAAAGCAGTCTGTGTAGAGGCTGGAATGCTGGCACTTCGCCGTGATGCTACTGAG GTGAACCATGAGGACTTCAATGAAGGTATAATCCAGGTCCAAGCAAAGAAGAAAGCAAGCTTGAACTATTATGCATAA
- the LOC110620743 gene encoding heparan-alpha-glucosaminide N-acetyltransferase, whose protein sequence is MAEIKADATHEHRLIVAEADISHQKLHKPGRVASLDIFRGLTFALMILVDDAGGEWPMIGHAPWNGCNLADFVMPFFLFIVGMAIPLALKRIINRGQAVKKVIFRTLKLLFWGVLLQGGFSHAPDKLTYGVDMKEVRWCGILQRIAFAYLIMALVEIFTKEDTKPKDLPPGQFSMFRLYCWHWLVGACILVIYLSVIYGTYVPDWQFTINNRESADYGKIFNVACNVRGKLDPPCNAVGYVDRKILGIAHMYHRPAWRRSKACTENSPYEGPFQIDAPSWCHAPFEPEGILSSISSVLSTVIGVHFGHVLVQLKADSSRLKHWTLVGVALLVLGFVLHFTHAVPLNKQLYTFSYVCVTSGAAALVFSAIYVLVDIWGLKFIFLPFEWIGMNAMLVYVMAAAGIFAGFINGWYYDDPHNTLIYWIKKHIFIGVWHSQRVGILLYVIFAEILFWGIVAGALHSQGIYWKL, encoded by the exons ATGGCTGAGATTAAGGCAGATGCTACTCATGAGCACCGTCTGATAGTAGCCGAAGCTGATATTTCTCATCAAAAACTCCACAAGCCAGGGCGTGTCGCTTCACTTGACATCTTTCGAGGCCTCACGTTCGCG TTAATGATTTTGGTTGATGATGCTGGAGGAGAATGGCCAATGATTGGACATGCACCATGGAATGGTTGCAATCTGGCTGATTTTGTTATGCCATTCTTTCTATTTATTGTTGGGATGGCAATTCCTCTGGCTCTAAAG AGAATAATAAACAGGGGTCAAGCTGTCAAGAAAGTGATTTTCAGAACTCTAAAACTCCTCTTTTGGGGTGTCCTATTACAGG GAGGTTTTTCTCATGCTCCTGACAAACTGACTTATGGTGTTGACATGAAGGAAGTAAGGTGGTGTGGCATCCTCCAG AGAATTGCTTTTGCTTACCTAATAATGGCGCTGGTGGAAATCTTTACAAAAGAAGACACAAAACCTAAGGATCTGCCACCTGGCCAGTTCTCTATGTTCAGGTTATATTGTTGGCATTG GCTGGTAGGAGCATGtatacttgttatttacttgtctgTAATTTACGGGACATATGTCCCTGATTGGCAGTTTACCATAAATAATAGAGAAAGTGCTGATTACGGGAAGATTTTCAAT GTAGCCTGCAATGTTAGAGGAAAACTGGATCCTCCTTGTAATGCAGTTGGGTATGTTGACAGAAAAATCCTAGGAATTGCCCACATGTATCATCGTCCAGCTTGGAGGAGATCTAAG GCCTGCACGGAGAATTCCCCATATGAGGGTCCTTTCCAAATTGATGCTCCGTCATGGTGCCATGCACCTTTTGAACCTGAAGGAATTCTAAG TTCAATCTCTTCTGTTCTCTCTACTGTCATTGGAGTTCATTTTGGACATGTGCTTGTGCAGTTGAAG GCTGATTCCAGTAGGCTAAAGCATTGGACATTGGTGGGAGTTGCTCTTCTTGTCTTGGGGTTTGTTCTTCACTTCACACATG CTGTTCCCTTAAATAAACAGCTGTATACTTTTAGCTATGTTTGTGTAACATCTGGAGCTGCAGCCTTGGTGTTTTCTGCTATCTATGTTCTG GTTGATATTTGGGGTTTGAAGTTCATTTTTCTGCCATTTGAATGGATTGGCATGAATGCGATGCTTGTTTATGTTATGGCTGCTGCAGGCATCTTTGCTGGCTTTATTAATGGCTGGTATTATGATGATCCCCATAACACATTG ATATATTGGATTAAAAAGCATATTTTCATTGGAGTTTGGCACTCTCAAAGGGTAGGTATTCTACTATACGTTATTTTCGCGGAGATTCTCTTCTGGGGTATCGTTGCAGGCGCATTGCACAGCCAAGGAATTTATTGGAAGCTTTAA